The following coding sequences are from one Mesorhizobium onobrychidis window:
- a CDS encoding pilus assembly protein TadG-related protein: MSEILPGRIGRVVRSMLGDLKANFTVMTALCAPFALALAAFAIDEGSIYVERREAQSLVDLAAITAASNINNIEAAVVTTLGDNGMPGIVVQKAGQTIAPALGKTVVSVTAGRY, encoded by the coding sequence ATGTCGGAAATTTTGCCGGGGAGGATCGGCCGGGTTGTCCGCTCGATGCTTGGCGACCTGAAGGCGAACTTCACCGTCATGACGGCGCTGTGCGCACCGTTCGCGCTGGCGCTGGCCGCCTTCGCCATCGATGAAGGCTCGATCTATGTGGAGCGCCGGGAGGCTCAGTCGCTGGTCGATCTTGCGGCAATCACCGCCGCCTCCAACATCAACAACATTGAGGCCGCGGTGGTGACCACGCTCGGCGACAACGGAATGCCGGGTATCGTTGTTCAGAAGGCAGGGCAGACGATCGCCCCTGCCCTCGGAAAAACCGTCGTGTCGGTCACCGCCGGCCGATATTAA
- a CDS encoding ABC transporter permease subunit codes for MLRYVFRRLLTAIPTLFVIVTMAFFLIRVAPGGPFNQERGLSPEIKANLEAQFGLNDPLWLQYVHYLGNLLRGNFGPSYNMPDFTVSELFREGLPISIQLGASALILALLLGSVLGTVAALNQNKLADYSVIALATAGSTIPTFVIAPVIQLLFGLTWKLLPIGGWGDGALLNKVGPVLTLALPQIAIVARLMRGSMIESLRSHHIRTARALGLSDWSVVVKHALRGAILPIVSFTGPAAAALLTGSIIVETIFSIPGVGRHFVVAALNRDYTLVMGTVVVIALFTIIFNLIVDVMYAVVDPRVRYD; via the coding sequence ATGCTGCGATACGTATTCCGGCGGCTCCTGACCGCCATCCCGACGCTGTTCGTCATCGTGACCATGGCGTTCTTCCTGATACGTGTCGCGCCGGGCGGCCCGTTCAATCAGGAGCGGGGCCTGAGCCCCGAGATCAAGGCCAATCTTGAAGCGCAGTTCGGCCTCAACGACCCGCTCTGGCTGCAATATGTCCACTATCTCGGCAATCTGCTGCGCGGCAATTTCGGTCCGAGCTACAACATGCCGGATTTCACCGTCAGCGAATTGTTCAGGGAGGGCCTGCCGATCTCAATCCAACTCGGCGCTTCGGCGCTCATTCTGGCGCTACTCCTCGGCAGCGTGCTCGGCACTGTTGCCGCGCTCAACCAGAACAAGCTTGCCGACTATTCGGTGATCGCTCTGGCGACCGCCGGCAGCACCATTCCGACCTTCGTCATCGCGCCGGTGATCCAGCTTCTGTTCGGTCTGACCTGGAAGCTGCTGCCGATCGGCGGCTGGGGTGATGGCGCCCTGCTCAACAAGGTCGGGCCGGTGCTGACCCTCGCCTTGCCGCAGATCGCTATCGTCGCCCGCCTGATGCGCGGTTCGATGATCGAATCGTTGCGCTCGCACCACATCCGTACCGCACGCGCGCTCGGCCTGTCGGATTGGTCGGTGGTCGTCAAGCATGCGCTGCGCGGCGCCATCCTGCCGATCGTCTCCTTCACCGGTCCGGCGGCTGCAGCCCTTCTCACCGGCTCGATCATCGTCGAGACCATCTTCTCCATTCCGGGCGTCGGCCGCCATTTTGTCGTTGCTGCGCTCAACCGCGACTACACGCTGGTCATGGGAACGGTGGTGGTAATCGCTCTCTTCACCATCATCTTCAATCTGATCGTCGACGTCATGTATGCCGTCGTCGATCCGAGGGTGCGCTATGACTGA
- a CDS encoding ABC transporter permease — protein MTDISATAPVIVGRSLWGDAWARLKANRAAMFSLYYLAFIALLSVFGPPLVPHRYTTIYADYVRMPPSLSAYPKADMIEAALDEAIKRMRVDIKEWRQEGNKVIVTVKSTRPIDDRNVRYLDRSDAFDNTQIENKSPDGLEVTMSASVKQQYFLFGTDNTGRDLLSRTLMAGRISLAIGLLAGVVAGVIGVLYGATAGLAGGKVDEVMMRIVDVLYSLPFIFFVIMLVVFFGRNFVLMFLAVGAVLWLDMARIVRGQALSIRRQEYVQAAEAMGVGQRGILIRHVIPNLLGPVVIYMTLLVPHVIILESFLSFLGLGVQEPMTSWGVLISTGAQNIGTANWLLLFPAFFLVSTLFALNFVGDGLRDALDPRDR, from the coding sequence ATGACTGACATCTCAGCCACCGCTCCGGTCATCGTCGGCCGCTCCCTGTGGGGCGATGCCTGGGCGCGCCTCAAGGCCAATCGCGCCGCCATGTTCAGCCTGTATTATCTTGCCTTCATCGCGCTCCTCAGCGTGTTCGGACCCCCTTTGGTGCCGCATCGATACACCACCATCTACGCCGACTATGTGCGCATGCCGCCGAGCCTGTCGGCTTATCCGAAGGCCGACATGATCGAGGCCGCGCTCGATGAAGCGATCAAGCGCATGCGTGTCGACATCAAGGAGTGGCGGCAGGAAGGCAATAAGGTCATCGTCACCGTCAAGTCGACTAGGCCGATCGACGACCGCAATGTCCGCTATCTCGACCGTTCCGATGCCTTTGACAACACACAGATCGAGAACAAATCGCCCGACGGTCTCGAAGTGACGATGAGCGCCTCGGTCAAACAGCAATATTTCCTGTTCGGCACCGACAACACCGGCCGCGATCTGCTGTCGCGAACGCTGATGGCGGGACGCATCTCGCTGGCCATCGGCCTGCTCGCCGGGGTTGTGGCGGGCGTCATCGGCGTGCTCTACGGCGCTACGGCCGGCCTTGCCGGCGGCAAGGTCGACGAGGTGATGATGCGTATTGTCGATGTGCTTTATTCGCTGCCGTTTATCTTCTTTGTCATCATGCTGGTGGTGTTCTTCGGTCGGAACTTCGTGCTGATGTTCCTGGCGGTCGGCGCTGTGCTGTGGCTCGACATGGCGCGCATCGTGCGCGGCCAGGCGCTGTCGATCCGGCGGCAGGAATACGTCCAGGCGGCGGAGGCGATGGGCGTCGGCCAACGCGGCATCCTGATCCGCCACGTCATTCCCAACCTGCTTGGCCCGGTGGTCATCTACATGACGCTGCTGGTGCCGCATGTCATCATCCTGGAGAGTTTCCTGTCCTTCCTCGGGCTCGGCGTGCAGGAACCGATGACCAGTTGGGGCGTGCTGATCTCGACCGGCGCCCAGAACATCGGCACCGCCAATTGGCTGCTTTTGTTCCCTGCCTTCTTCCTTGTCTCGACGCTGTTCGCGCTGAATTTCGTCGGCGACGGCCTGCGCGACGCGCTCGACCCCAGGGATCGTTGA
- the glgX gene encoding glycogen debranching protein GlgX → MSQLGATITKEGIRFAAWSSSARRIWVSIFDEQGNREIDRLELQPEGEGVHALFVAGLAAGTRYGFRADGDYAPEQGLWFDPDKLLVDPYAVEIDTPYVYDGRLAARRGEGTDIAPLLPKAIAATLPQPVPALPALFQPGGLIYEVPVRAFTMLHPDIPKPQRGTIAALAHPAIVEHLKKLGVGAVELMPATASIDERHLPALGLRNAWGYNPVTFMALDPRLAPGGLAELRQTVATLRAAGIGVILDLVFNHTGESDRLGPTLSLRGLDSRAYYRHWPDGSLANDTGTGNTVACDHPVVQEMVLDTLRHFVCHAGVDGFRFDLAPILGRVDGVFDAAAPLLRAIRNDPVLGGRVLIAEPWDIGPDGYQLGNFPPPFLEWNDRYRDDIRRFWRGDSGMVGALATRLAGSSDVFAKAGQQTSRSVNFIAAHDGMTLADIVVYEHKHNEANGEENRDGHDDNLSWNNGVEGETGDRAIVTARFDDQCALLATLFASRGTIMLTAGDEFGRTQKGNNNAYAQDNEITWLDWAGRDQALEQCAVLLAAMRRSVPALSDTRFLTGEPPAGSEKPDVVWLTETGMPLDEAGWHDPGRYRLVMMLGGDDCRLAVVINGDRRACMFTLPERDGFRWEPAIETPGGAAGISRPVPGRTLIFMIEHKAAQPQIKENGGGK, encoded by the coding sequence GTGAGCCAGCTCGGCGCAACCATCACCAAAGAAGGCATTCGCTTCGCCGCATGGTCCTCGTCGGCTCGGCGCATCTGGGTCTCGATCTTCGATGAGCAGGGTAACAGGGAGATCGACCGGCTCGAACTCCAGCCGGAAGGCGAGGGCGTGCACGCGCTTTTCGTTGCCGGCCTCGCTGCCGGCACTCGATACGGGTTTCGCGCCGATGGCGACTATGCGCCCGAGCAAGGGCTCTGGTTCGATCCCGACAAGCTTCTGGTCGACCCCTATGCCGTCGAGATCGACACGCCCTATGTCTATGACGGCCGGCTCGCCGCACGACGGGGCGAGGGGACCGATATCGCGCCGCTGCTGCCGAAGGCGATTGCCGCCACCCTGCCGCAACCGGTGCCTGCCTTGCCGGCGCTATTCCAGCCCGGTGGTCTGATCTACGAAGTGCCGGTGCGCGCCTTCACCATGCTACATCCGGACATCCCGAAGCCCCAGCGCGGGACGATTGCAGCGCTGGCCCATCCGGCTATCGTCGAGCACCTGAAAAAGCTCGGAGTCGGGGCGGTTGAACTGATGCCGGCGACGGCATCGATCGATGAGCGGCATTTGCCGGCGCTCGGGCTGCGTAATGCCTGGGGCTACAATCCCGTGACCTTCATGGCGCTCGATCCGCGCCTCGCGCCCGGCGGTCTCGCGGAATTGCGGCAGACGGTTGCCACGCTGCGTGCGGCCGGCATCGGCGTCATCCTCGATCTTGTCTTCAACCACACCGGCGAAAGCGACAGGCTTGGGCCGACGCTGTCGCTGCGCGGCCTCGACAGCCGCGCCTACTACCGGCATTGGCCGGACGGCAGCTTGGCTAACGACACCGGCACCGGCAACACCGTCGCTTGCGATCATCCGGTCGTCCAGGAAATGGTCCTCGACACGCTTCGTCACTTTGTCTGCCATGCCGGCGTCGACGGTTTTCGCTTCGATCTGGCGCCCATTCTGGGTCGGGTCGATGGCGTGTTCGACGCTGCGGCACCGTTGCTGAGGGCTATTCGGAACGATCCGGTCCTCGGCGGCCGGGTGCTAATCGCCGAGCCCTGGGATATCGGCCCGGACGGCTATCAGCTTGGCAATTTTCCGCCGCCCTTCCTCGAATGGAACGACAGATATCGCGACGACATCCGCCGCTTCTGGCGCGGCGATAGCGGCATGGTCGGCGCGCTGGCGACCCGGCTTGCCGGCTCGTCCGACGTGTTTGCCAAGGCAGGCCAGCAGACGAGCCGCAGCGTCAATTTCATCGCCGCGCATGACGGCATGACGCTGGCCGACATCGTTGTCTACGAGCACAAGCATAACGAGGCCAATGGCGAGGAGAACCGCGATGGCCACGACGACAACTTGTCCTGGAACAATGGCGTCGAGGGTGAGACCGGCGACCGGGCGATCGTTACGGCCCGTTTCGATGACCAGTGTGCGCTGCTGGCCACGCTGTTTGCCTCACGCGGCACGATCATGCTGACGGCCGGAGACGAATTCGGCCGCACCCAGAAGGGCAACAACAACGCCTATGCGCAGGACAACGAGATCACCTGGCTCGACTGGGCCGGGCGCGACCAGGCGCTGGAACAATGCGCCGTTTTGCTCGCCGCGATGCGTCGTTCCGTGCCGGCGCTTTCCGACACGCGCTTCCTGACCGGAGAGCCGCCCGCCGGATCAGAAAAACCGGACGTCGTCTGGCTCACTGAAACCGGCATGCCGCTCGACGAGGCAGGCTGGCACGATCCGGGGCGGTACCGCCTGGTCATGATGCTCGGCGGCGATGATTGCCGCCTTGCCGTGGTCATCAATGGCGATCGCCGGGCGTGTATGTTCACGCTGCCGGAGCGCGACGGATTTCGCTGGGAGCCAGCCATCGAAACACCGGGCGGCGCAGCAGGAATTTCACGGCCGGTGCCAGGGCGAACGCTGATTTTCATGATCGAACACAAAGCTGCGCAACCTCAGATAAAGGAGAACGGCGGTGGCAAGTGA
- a CDS encoding TadE/TadG family type IV pilus assembly protein has protein sequence MGYIFAGFGMSRWAKEMNSAETETISIKRRNTSQLKLKLCQFREQSGTSAIEFALLSPIFISLLLGMVAYGIYFGASNSVQQIAADDARTAIAGLNEGERQALVTSFVNTNAGGYPFVDSTKLTYQAKDSTADRNQFVVSIQYDARNLPVWNLFPALPMPGTTISRESTIRVGGI, from the coding sequence ATGGGTTACATCTTCGCGGGCTTCGGTATGTCTCGATGGGCGAAGGAAATGAACAGCGCAGAAACTGAGACAATCTCTATAAAGCGGCGCAATACGAGCCAGCTAAAACTCAAATTATGCCAATTTAGAGAACAGTCCGGAACTTCCGCCATCGAATTCGCGCTGCTTTCGCCCATTTTCATCTCGCTTTTGCTCGGAATGGTTGCATACGGTATCTATTTTGGTGCAAGCAACTCCGTACAGCAAATCGCAGCGGATGACGCCCGCACGGCGATAGCCGGGCTGAATGAAGGCGAGCGCCAGGCGCTGGTGACCAGTTTCGTCAACACCAATGCCGGCGGATATCCCTTCGTCGATTCCACCAAGCTGACCTATCAGGCAAAGGACAGCACGGCCGACCGAAACCAGTTCGTCGTGTCCATCCAATACGACGCACGTAACTTGCCGGTCTGGAATCTGTTCCCGGCGCTGCCCATGCCTGGAACCACGATCTCACGCGAGTCGACAATACGGGTCGGAGGCATCTGA
- a CDS encoding alpha-D-glucose phosphate-specific phosphoglucomutase: MIRTVATKPYSDQMPGTSGLRKKVPVFQQEHYAENFIQSIFDALDGFEGKTLVIGGDGRFYNREVIQKAIAMAAANGFGKVMVGQGGILSTPAASNVIRKYKTFGGIILSASHNPGGPHEDFGIKYNAGNGGPAPERLTDAIFAKTKMISSFKIADIGTVDLDTIGTVEAGGMTVEVIDPVADYAELMESLFDFDALRALFKSGFRMRFDAMHAVTGPYAKEILENRLGAPNGTARNFIPLPDFGGHHPDPNLVHAKHLYDEMMGPDAPDFGAASDGDGDRNLIIGKGIFVTPSDSVAMLAANAHLAPGYKAGLKGIARSMPTSGAADRVAEKLGIGIYETPTGWKFFGNLLDAGMATICGEESAGTGSNHVREKDGLWAVLLWLNILAARAESAKQIVTEHWAAYGRNYYSRHDYEEIETDRANALVDELRAKLASLPGTSVRGMKIASADDFAYHDPVDGSIARNQGIRVLFEGGSRVVFRLSGTGTSGSTLRVYIERYEPDTSKHDLDTQEALADLIAAADDIAGIRSHTGRAKPSVIT; the protein is encoded by the coding sequence ATGATACGCACCGTCGCCACCAAACCCTACTCCGACCAGATGCCCGGCACTTCCGGGCTGCGCAAGAAAGTGCCGGTGTTCCAGCAGGAGCACTATGCCGAGAACTTCATCCAGTCGATCTTCGATGCATTGGACGGGTTCGAGGGCAAGACCCTGGTGATCGGCGGCGACGGCCGCTTCTACAACCGCGAAGTTATCCAGAAGGCCATCGCCATGGCGGCGGCAAACGGCTTCGGCAAGGTGATGGTCGGGCAGGGCGGCATTCTGTCGACGCCGGCGGCCTCCAACGTCATTCGCAAATACAAGACCTTCGGCGGCATCATCCTGTCGGCCAGCCACAATCCGGGCGGCCCGCACGAGGATTTTGGCATCAAATACAATGCCGGCAATGGCGGGCCGGCGCCGGAAAGGCTGACCGACGCGATCTTCGCCAAGACCAAGATGATTTCGAGCTTCAAGATCGCCGACATCGGCACGGTCGATCTCGACACGATCGGCACGGTCGAGGCGGGCGGCATGACCGTCGAGGTGATCGACCCGGTCGCCGATTATGCCGAGCTGATGGAAAGCCTGTTCGATTTCGATGCCTTGCGCGCACTGTTCAAGTCAGGCTTCCGCATGCGTTTCGACGCAATGCATGCCGTGACCGGTCCCTACGCCAAGGAGATCCTGGAGAACCGGCTCGGCGCGCCGAACGGCACCGCCCGCAACTTCATTCCCCTGCCGGATTTCGGCGGCCACCATCCAGACCCGAACCTGGTCCACGCAAAGCACCTCTATGACGAGATGATGGGACCGGACGCGCCGGATTTCGGCGCTGCTTCCGATGGCGACGGCGACCGCAACCTGATCATCGGCAAAGGCATTTTCGTCACCCCGTCGGATTCGGTGGCCATGCTCGCCGCGAACGCCCATCTGGCGCCGGGCTACAAGGCCGGCCTGAAGGGCATTGCGCGTTCGATGCCGACCAGCGGTGCGGCCGATCGCGTCGCCGAAAAGCTCGGCATCGGCATCTATGAAACGCCGACCGGCTGGAAATTCTTCGGCAATCTGCTCGATGCCGGCATGGCAACGATCTGCGGCGAGGAAAGTGCCGGAACCGGTTCCAACCATGTCCGCGAAAAGGACGGGCTGTGGGCCGTGCTTTTGTGGCTCAATATCCTTGCTGCCCGCGCCGAAAGCGCCAAGCAGATCGTCACCGAGCACTGGGCCGCCTATGGCCGCAATTACTACTCGCGCCATGACTACGAGGAGATCGAGACCGACCGGGCCAATGCGCTGGTCGACGAATTGCGGGCGAAACTCGCTTCCTTGCCCGGCACCAGCGTGCGCGGCATGAAGATCGCCAGCGCCGACGATTTCGCCTACCACGACCCGGTCGACGGCTCGATAGCCAGGAACCAGGGCATCAGGGTGCTATTCGAAGGCGGATCGCGCGTCGTCTTCCGTCTCTCCGGCACCGGTACCTCAGGCTCGACGCTGCGCGTCTATATCGAGCGCTATGAGCCGGACACGTCCAAGCACGATCTCGACACGCAGGAGGCGCTTGCCGATCTGATTGCGGCAGCCGATGATATTGCCGGGATTCGCAGCCATACCGGCCGCGCCAAGCCGAGCGTGATTACGTGA
- the bglA gene encoding beta-galactosidase BglA, which translates to MASDNAEWWRGCVIYQIYPRSFQDTTGDGSGDLRGVASRLAHVASLGADAVWLSPFFKSPMADMGYDVSDYTAVDPMFGTSEDFDAVVAEAHRLGLKLIIDQVLSHSSDRHEWFVESRASRDNPRADWYVWANPRPDGTAPNNWLSVFGGPAWEWDATRRQYYMHNFLASQPDLNFHNPEVQDALLETVRFWLERGVDGFRLDTVNYYVHDRWLRSNPPLASSVAGTNTETNPYLYQEHLFDKTQPENLAFLKRFRALLDEYEGRAAVGEVGDETRSLQTLAAYTGGGDKLDMCYTFDLLGPQFSAAHVRRCVEAFESAVSDGWVCWAFSNHDVVRHVTRWTRPGGNPEVVAKFSIALLSCLRGSICLYQGEELGLEEAELAFEDLRDPYGIRFWPGFKGRDGCRTPMVWEKGTENAGFSTGKPWLPIPESHRARAVDVQNGEAKSVLASYRAILALRRQHAALVQGSIRFLDAEGDVLAFIREGGGEKLLCLFNFAEEPAKWPLPQGIDVAETIDLGAGAALQGKILSLPPLGCFLGRDG; encoded by the coding sequence GTGGCAAGTGACAACGCCGAGTGGTGGCGCGGCTGCGTCATCTACCAGATCTACCCGCGCTCCTTTCAGGACACGACAGGGGACGGCAGCGGCGATCTGCGCGGCGTTGCCTCAAGGCTGGCTCATGTTGCATCGCTTGGCGCCGACGCCGTCTGGCTGTCGCCCTTCTTCAAGTCGCCGATGGCCGATATGGGCTACGACGTATCCGACTATACAGCCGTCGATCCGATGTTCGGCACATCAGAGGATTTCGACGCGGTGGTCGCCGAGGCGCACCGTCTCGGCCTGAAACTCATTATCGACCAGGTCCTGTCGCATTCGTCCGACCGGCATGAATGGTTCGTCGAAAGCCGCGCGAGCCGCGATAACCCTAGGGCGGACTGGTATGTCTGGGCCAATCCGAGGCCTGACGGCACCGCGCCCAACAACTGGCTGTCGGTCTTCGGTGGCCCCGCCTGGGAGTGGGACGCGACCCGCAGACAATACTACATGCACAATTTCCTCGCCTCCCAGCCGGACCTCAATTTCCACAATCCGGAGGTTCAGGACGCCTTGCTGGAAACGGTGCGGTTTTGGCTGGAGCGCGGCGTCGACGGCTTTCGGCTCGACACGGTCAACTACTATGTCCATGACCGCTGGCTGCGCAGCAATCCGCCTTTGGCTTCGAGCGTTGCCGGCACCAACACCGAAACCAATCCCTACCTCTATCAGGAGCATCTGTTCGACAAGACGCAGCCCGAAAACCTCGCTTTCCTCAAGCGTTTTCGGGCGCTGCTCGACGAATATGAGGGCCGTGCCGCTGTCGGTGAGGTTGGCGACGAAACCCGCTCGTTGCAGACGCTCGCCGCCTATACCGGCGGCGGCGACAAGCTCGACATGTGCTACACATTCGACCTGCTCGGACCGCAATTCTCGGCCGCACACGTGCGCAGATGCGTCGAAGCGTTCGAGAGTGCTGTCTCCGACGGCTGGGTCTGCTGGGCGTTTTCCAACCACGATGTCGTTCGCCATGTGACGCGCTGGACGAGGCCCGGCGGCAATCCGGAGGTGGTGGCGAAATTCTCGATCGCGCTGCTGTCATGCCTGCGTGGATCGATCTGCCTCTATCAGGGCGAGGAGCTCGGGCTGGAGGAAGCCGAATTGGCGTTCGAGGATCTGCGCGATCCATACGGCATCCGCTTCTGGCCCGGATTCAAGGGCAGGGATGGATGCCGCACGCCGATGGTCTGGGAGAAAGGCACCGAGAACGCCGGGTTTTCAACAGGCAAGCCGTGGCTTCCGATCCCGGAAAGCCATCGCGCCCGCGCGGTCGATGTCCAGAACGGCGAGGCAAAGTCGGTTCTAGCCAGCTACCGGGCGATCCTGGCGTTGCGCAGGCAGCATGCCGCGCTGGTACAGGGTTCGATCCGCTTTCTCGATGCCGAGGGCGATGTGCTTGCCTTCATTCGCGAAGGCGGCGGCGAGAAGCTGCTCTGCCTTTTCAATTTCGCCGAGGAGCCGGCCAAATGGCCGTTGCCGCAGGGTATCGATGTCGCAGAGACGATCGATCTTGGCGCTGGTGCCGCCTTGCAGGGAAAAATTCTGTCGCTGCCGCCCTTGGGCTGCTTCCTCGGACGAGACGGCTGA
- a CDS encoding peptide ABC transporter substrate-binding protein yields MLKNMLKATVFATTMALAAGTFYTPAFAEVVYNRGTAAESESLDPHKTSTIYEASILRDLFQGLTMQDAKANLIPGAAESWTVSDDGTVYTFKLRKGAVWSDGAPVTADDFVYAFQRLEDPATGAEYASMLYPVKNAEEVNTKKAKPEEMGVKAIDANTLEVTLKAPTPYFLEMLTHQAAYPVNKASMEKLGADWIKPGNLVSNGAYTLAEWVPNDHIKLVKNPKFWDAATVKLDVVNYIPTEDRSSAMKRFEAGELDSYDDLPTEQLADLKAKFGDQIRVGPYLGTYYFAIKTDKAPWDNVELRNAISMAVDRDFLAEKVWQNSMLPGYSMVPPGIEGYTPAMAKYAEMSQIDREDEAKKVLEKLGYTPEKPLKMEIRYNTSENHKNTAVAIQEQLKPLGVEVTLLNTDTKTHYSFLEQKGDYDMARAGWIADYKDPETFLGISRKASGNNYSGYNSPKFEEAMDEAAAAGGKPEERMKQLAEAERILVDEVGNIPLLYYSYKDIVSPKLHGFEDNVMDVHPSRFISKD; encoded by the coding sequence ATGCTGAAAAATATGCTGAAGGCGACGGTGTTCGCCACAACCATGGCCTTGGCCGCCGGCACGTTCTACACGCCGGCCTTCGCCGAGGTCGTCTATAACCGCGGCACCGCCGCCGAATCGGAGTCGCTCGACCCGCACAAGACCTCGACAATCTACGAAGCAAGTATTTTGCGTGACCTGTTCCAGGGGCTGACCATGCAGGACGCAAAGGCGAACCTCATCCCTGGCGCCGCCGAAAGCTGGACAGTATCGGACGACGGCACCGTCTACACCTTCAAGCTGCGCAAGGGCGCCGTCTGGTCGGATGGCGCTCCGGTGACGGCAGATGACTTCGTCTACGCTTTCCAACGGCTGGAAGATCCGGCCACCGGCGCCGAATACGCTTCGATGCTCTATCCCGTGAAGAATGCCGAGGAGGTGAACACCAAGAAGGCGAAGCCAGAGGAGATGGGCGTCAAGGCAATCGACGCAAATACACTGGAAGTGACGCTGAAGGCGCCCACGCCCTATTTCCTCGAAATGCTGACCCACCAGGCGGCCTATCCGGTCAACAAGGCCTCAATGGAAAAGCTCGGCGCCGATTGGATCAAGCCGGGCAATCTGGTCTCCAACGGCGCCTATACGCTGGCGGAGTGGGTTCCCAACGACCACATCAAACTGGTCAAGAATCCGAAATTCTGGGACGCTGCGACCGTCAAGCTCGACGTCGTCAACTACATCCCGACCGAAGATCGTTCGTCGGCGATGAAGCGCTTTGAGGCCGGCGAACTCGACAGCTACGACGACCTCCCGACCGAGCAGCTCGCCGACCTCAAGGCCAAGTTTGGCGATCAGATTCGCGTCGGGCCTTACCTCGGCACCTACTATTTTGCGATCAAGACCGACAAGGCCCCGTGGGACAACGTCGAACTGCGCAACGCCATCTCCATGGCAGTCGACCGCGATTTCCTTGCCGAAAAGGTCTGGCAGAACTCAATGCTGCCCGGCTATTCGATGGTGCCTCCAGGCATTGAGGGCTATACGCCGGCAATGGCCAAATACGCGGAGATGTCGCAGATCGACCGCGAGGATGAGGCCAAGAAGGTACTCGAGAAGCTTGGCTACACGCCCGAGAAACCGCTTAAGATGGAAATCCGCTACAACACTTCGGAAAACCACAAGAACACTGCGGTCGCCATCCAGGAACAGTTGAAGCCGCTCGGTGTCGAAGTCACGCTGCTCAACACCGACACCAAGACCCACTATTCCTTCCTTGAGCAGAAGGGCGACTATGACATGGCGCGTGCCGGCTGGATTGCGGATTACAAGGATCCGGAAACCTTCCTCGGCATCTCCCGCAAGGCAAGTGGCAACAACTATTCGGGCTACAACAGCCCGAAATTCGAGGAGGCCATGGACGAGGCGGCCGCCGCGGGGGGCAAGCCCGAAGAGCGCATGAAGCAACTCGCAGAGGCCGAGCGCATCCTCGTCGACGAGGTCGGCAACATCCCGCTTCTCTACTACAGCTACAAGGATATCGTTTCTCCCAAGCTTCATGGCTTCGAGGACAACGTTATGGACGTGCATCCGTCCCGCTTCATCTCCAAGGACTGA